The following proteins come from a genomic window of Helicobacter sp. MIT 99-5507:
- a CDS encoding LPP20 family lipoprotein, which yields MKMISLKKVSFILGFMMIIAGCSSKYGLGEGASSITEAALKANNLLDAPSWILNGGREGLSAIGSADITKAGLQFARNEALAMARDELSRMISTKVEGLVSSAVSQSVGNNAYDSIVEKYSEQITRQIVSQSLVGSKQMDTWISPDGKQIYVLVEQDETLSDKIQKSIIQNISKDNNMPVQKDKFLDALNKALSNGF from the coding sequence ATGAAAATGATTTCACTAAAGAAAGTATCATTTATTTTAGGGTTTATGATGATTATTGCGGGTTGTTCATCAAAATATGGACTTGGTGAGGGTGCAAGTAGCATAACAGAAGCAGCACTAAAGGCAAATAATTTATTAGATGCACCATCTTGGATTTTAAATGGTGGTAGAGAAGGTCTTAGTGCTATTGGTTCGGCAGATATTACTAAAGCAGGATTACAATTTGCAAGAAATGAAGCTTTAGCTATGGCTAGAGATGAGCTATCTAGAATGATTTCAACTAAAGTCGAAGGATTAGTAAGCAGTGCAGTTAGTCAATCTGTAGGAAATAATGCATATGATTCTATTGTTGAGAAATATAGCGAGCAAATCACAAGACAAATTGTATCTCAAAGTCTAGTTGGCTCAAAGCAAATGGATACTTGGATTTCACCAGATGGAAAGCAAATTTATGTATTAGTTGAGCAAGATGAAACACTGTCAGATAAGATTCAAAAAAGCATAATACAAAATATCTCAAAAGACAACAATATGCCGGTTCAAAAAGATAAGTTTTTAGATGCACTTAATAAAGCATTAAGCAATGGTTTCTAA
- the lpoB gene encoding penicillin-binding protein activator LpoB: MKYLFTLICIIFVGCHTKTQYIELDQSKEYTTTGLDYHDIANAAEQSVKSLLSSGYAKRLDSSKPKVLVISDVLNDTMQMINTEQLTRKITRDLRNSGKFILTLALSSNGSSKDPMIDISREARDNAEFNQYTTIEQGELIAPELSLSGRIVQKNARVSSSEQRIDYYFLLTLVDLKSGLVLWDDEVNIIKLGSNKSVAW, translated from the coding sequence ATGAAGTATCTTTTTACACTAATTTGTATTATATTTGTTGGTTGTCATACAAAAACACAATATATAGAATTGGATCAATCTAAAGAATATACAACCACAGGTCTTGATTATCATGATATAGCAAATGCAGCAGAACAAAGTGTAAAATCGTTATTATCTAGTGGATATGCAAAAAGATTAGATTCAAGTAAGCCAAAGGTGCTTGTAATATCTGATGTGTTAAATGATACAATGCAGATGATTAATACAGAGCAATTAACTAGGAAAATAACACGAGATTTGCGAAATAGTGGAAAATTTATTTTGACATTAGCACTTAGTAGTAATGGATCTAGCAAAGATCCCATGATTGATATATCAAGAGAAGCTAGGGATAATGCAGAGTTTAATCAATACACTACAATAGAGCAAGGTGAGTTAATAGCTCCAGAGTTGTCATTATCTGGAAGGATTGTGCAAAAAAACGCAAGAGTATCTTCATCAGAGCAAAGAATAGATTATTATTTTTTATTAACATTAGTTGATTTAAAAAGCGGTCTTGTTTTGTGGGATGATGAGGTAAATATCATAAAGTTAGGTAGCAATAAAAGTGTTGCATGGTAA